From Bradyrhizobium sp. sBnM-33:
CCGGTCTTCCCTGCGCCCTCTGATAAGAGGGCGGGAGGTCAGTAGCAAAACTCGGGCGGATGATGCCGCGAGATCGTGAAGTCATACTCAGTTGTTATCGCCCGGCTTGACCGGGCGACCCAGTATTCCAGAGACGCCAGTGATTGAACCGAAAAGCCGCGGCGTACTGGATCCCCGCCTTCGCGGGGATGACAGTAGTGTGTTGCATCACTACCTCCGCGTCATTGCGAGCGGCAGCGAAGCAATCCAGGTCTCCACTTGCGGCGCTATGGATTGCTTCGCTTTGATCGCAATGACGTGGAGAGAGCCGCTGGTTTATCCGTGCTACGAGAATTTAGCGCGTACTACGTCCAGCTCACAAGTCTTGCCGGGTCAGCCTGCCATGCGGCGCCGCCGGTCGGACGGGCGCTTTCTTCGCCGGCGTCTCGCCGCCCGTCAGCGCCATCACCGAGACCGCGACCACGCGGTCGACGATGGCATCGACGTCATTGAGGTCGCATTGTCCTTCCGACAATCTGGACAGCCGCTCTTTTTCCCGGATGGTGTGATGCGACATTGCCAGCGCGAAATGCAGTCCCCAATAGAGCTCGGCGTCGTCGCGGCCGGGCAGCGAGCGGCGCATCGCGGCGATGAATTTCCGCAGATGATCGACCTCGCGGTTCTTGATGCGGCGGATAGGCGGAACCGATTCAATCGAGGCGCGGATCATGAAGCGCGCTGCGGTCGAGCCTTCGCGGTCCGGGCCGAGGCAGCCGCGCAGGGTGGGGCCTACGAGCGCGTGCAAAATGGCGTCGATCGGCGCGCGGCCGCCGCCGCTTTCCTCCGCAAGCTTCAACTCGTTGAGCCGCTCGCGGTTGGTGGCGAGGCTGCGGGTGACGAACAGCTCCGCAATCAATTCATCCTTGGAACCGAAATGATAGTTCACCGCGGCGAGATTGACGTTGGCTTCCGCGACGATGTCGCGCAGTGTCACGTCGCCGAAGCCGCGGTCGGCGTAAAGCTTTTCCGCGGCGGCAAGGATGGCGGACCGGGTCCGATCGCTCGACATGGCTACAGCCTCTTTCCGTCATTCCGGGGCGCGCGAAGCGCGAACCCGGAAATCTCGCGCCACAATCTCCAGATTCCGGGTTCGACGCTGGCCCGTCGCCCCGGAATGACTGGCGGGGAGGGAGTTGCAATTCAAACAGTTGTATGAAACTATCGTTTGAAGGGCTGGAAATGTCAACAACGTTTGCGAGCGTGTCGCATCTCCCGCCGACCGGACTGTCAGGTTCGCAAAACGGCTTGCCGGCCGCGAGTGACGGGCAGACAGTGCGGCCAAACGATTTCAGAAGCCGAGAGCCGAGGAGCGTCCCATGAATTTCGACATGTCAGAGAAGCAGAAGGATTGGCTGAACCGAGTCCGCGCGTTCATGAACACGCATGTCCGTCCCGCAGTGCCGATCTACAAGCAGCAGGACGCCGCGGGCGAGCGCTGGAAGGTGATCCCGATTCTGGAAGATTTGAAGAAGAAGGCGCGCGCTGAAGGCCTCTGGAACATGTTCATGCCGCCGTCCTCGCATGAGGACGATGAATTCCGTGGCGCGGGATTGACCAATCTGGAATACGCGCCGCTCTCCGAAGAAATGGGCCGCATCAGTTGGGCTTCTGAAGTGTTCAACTGCTCCGCGCCTGATACCGGCAACATGGAAGTGTTCATGCGCTATGCCACCAAGGAGCAGAAGCGCAAATGGCTGCGTCCGTTGATGGACGGCGAGATCCGCTCCGCCTTCCTGATGACCGAGCCGGCGGTGGCATCCTCGGATGCCACCAACATCGAAACCCGTATCGAGAAGGATGGCGATCACTACGTCATCAACGGCCGCAAATGGTGGTCGTCCGGTGTCGGCGATCCCCGCTGCAAGGTGGCGATCCTGATGGGCAAGACCGACCCGAACGCGGCGCGGCACCAGCAGCAGTCGCAGATCATCGTTCCGCTCGACACGCCCGGCATCAAAGTGGAAAAAATGTTGCCAGTGTTCGGCTTCGATGACGCGCCGCACGGCCACGCCCAGGTGCTGCTGGAGAACGTCCGTGTTCCCAGGGAGAACATCCTGCTCGGCGAGGGCAGGGGCTTTGAGATTGCGCAGGGCCGTCTCGGCCCCGGCCGCATCCATCACTGCATGCGCACCATTGGCAAGGCCGAGGAGGCGCTGGAGAAGATGGTGCGCCGGCTGTCGTCGCGCACCGCGTTCGGCAAGAAGATTATCGAGCATTCGGTCTGGGAGCAGCGCATCGCGGAAGCCCGCATCGACATCGAGATGAACCGCCTGCTGTGCCTCAAGGCTGCCGACATGATGGACAAGGTTGGTAACAAGACCGCGCAACTCGAGATCGCCATGATCAAGGTGGCGGCGCCGAACATGGCGCTGAAGATCATCGACAACGCAATCCAGGCGTTCGGCGGCGGCGGCGTCTCCGATGACGCCGGACTGGCGGTGGACTACGCGCATGTGCGCACGCTGCGGCTGGCCGATGGTCCGGACGAGGTGCATAACCGCGCCATTGCCAGACTTGAACTTCGGAAGTATGCAAACGCTACGAACTAACGGGAGGCCATGAATGGCGCTCCCCAAAGTCCAAGAAGAAGTTGAGGGAGCGTCATCGTGGCGGACGGCGTCAGGAAAGACGAAGAGTTCTCGGGCACCAAGGAAGTCGAGGAGCGCCATCGCATCAACGAGGCGAGCCTGGACGGCTGGATGCGCGAGCATGTCGAGGGCTACCAGGGGCCGCTAAAGGTCCTGCAGTTCAAGGGCGGCCAGTCTAACCCGACCTACAAACTCGAAACGCCGGCCCGATCCTACGTGATGCGCCGAAAACCTTTCGGCAAACTGCTGCCGTCGGCGCATGCGGTCGATCGCGAGTTCCGCGTTATTGCGGCGCTCGGCAAGCAGGGCTTTCCGGTCGCGAAGGCCTGCGCGCTGTGCACCGACGACGCCGTGATCGGCGCCGCCTTCTACATCATGTCGATGGAAGACGGCCGCGTGTTCTGGGATCCGACGCTTCCGAGCCAGACGCCGGATAACAGGCGCAAAATCTTCACCAGCAAGATCGAGACGCTGGCGAAGCTCCACGTCTTCAATCCGGAGCAGATAGGCCTTGGCGATTTCGGCAAGCCGGGCAATTATTTCGCGCGCCAGATCGACCGCTGGACCAAGCAATACCGCGCCTCGGAAACCCAGCACATTCCGGAATTCGAAAAGGTGGCCGAATGGCTGCCGCGCACTGTGCCTGAGCAGAAGCGCGTCTCGATCGTCCACGGCGACTACCGCCTCGACAACATGATTTTCCACGCGACGGAACCGCGCGTGCAGGCGGTGCTGGACTGGGAATTGTCGACGCTCGGCGATCCGATGGCCGACTTCACCTATCTGTTGATGCAGTGGACCATGCCCGGCTTGGAAAAAGCCGATCTCAAGGCGCTGAACATTCCGAGCCTGGAAGAGGCCGCGCAAATCTACTGCGACGTTACCGGCATGGAAGTGCCCGACCTCAACTGGTACTTCGCCTACAACATGTTCCGCCTTGCCGGCATCACGCAAGGTATCGCCGGACGGATCCGCGACGGCACCGCGGCAAACGCCAAGGCTCTGGAGTCGGCCGCGCGCACCGTGCCGCTGTCGAGGTCTTCCTGGGAATACGCTCAGAAGGCCGGCGCGACCTAATCAGCGCGACTAACCGACTTGGCACTCTCACCGAATATCCGCGGCAGCCTGCTCATGGCGGTATCCATGGCGGCGTTCACCATGAACGACTCCATCACCAAGGCCGTGTCGTCAGAGATGAACTTCGGCCAGGTGATGCTGGTGCGCGGGCTGTTCGCGATCGTGCTGGTCGCGGCGTTCGCCTACCATCAGGGCGCGCTGCGTCCGCTGCGCACGTTGATGCTCAAACCGGTGGCGCTCAGGGTGTTCGGCGAGATCGGCGGCACGATCTCGTTCATGGCGGCGCTCGTGCATCTGCCGCTCGCCAACACCTCGGCGATCTTCCAGGCGCTGCCGCTCGCGATCACGCTGGGCGCCGCGGTGATATTTGGCGAGCCGGTCGGCTGGCGGCGCTGGTCGGCGATTGTCGCAGGCTTTATCGGCGTGCTCATCATCGTGCGACCGGGGCTGGCGGGCTTCAACCAGTTCGCGCTGTTCGCGCTGGTGTCGGTGGCGTTCTGCGCGCTGCGCGATCTCGCGACCCGACGCATACCCACAAAGATCCCGTCGCTGTTCATCACCTTGCTGACCACGGTGACGGTGACCACGGCCGGCGGCGCCATCCTCGTTCCACTCGGCGGCTGGACGCCGCCGTCCACGGGCGCGCTCGGCCTGCTGACGCTGGCCGCGGTGCTGCTGCTGATCGGCTATCAATGCATCATCTCGGCGCTGCGCTCCGGCGATATCTCGGCGGTCGCCCCGTTCCGCTATTCCGCGCTGCTATGGGCGATGCTGCTAGGCTATGTCGTGTTCGGCGACGTGCCCGACGCGATGATGGTGCTGGGCGCCTCGATCATCGTGCTGTCAGGCCTCTATGCCTTCTACCGCGAGCGCATCCGCCACCGCACGCTGGCGGCGGAATCATCTGGCCTGCCGCCGGATGGGTTGTGAGCGCATCGACCCTGCCCATATCTCCGAAGCTGATTGGAGATGTTCATGATCCAGCAACTGCGCATCTACGAGATATTCGAGAAGAACAAGTCCGCCTTCCACGCCCGCTTTCGCGATCACGCCGCGCGCATCATGCAAAGCAGATACGGTTTCAAGATCGTTGCGATGTGGGAAACGAAATTAGGCGAACGAACCGAGTTCGCCTATCTGCTGGAATGGCCCGACGAGGCGACCAAGATCGCGGCGTGGACGGCTTTCAAGGCCGATGCCGAATGGTCCGAGATCAAGCGGGTGACGCATGCCGAGCATGGCCTGATGGTAGGTCAGATCGAAGACCGCCTGCTGGCGCCAACGGACTATTCGCCCGCGAAAGGCAGGAGCCTGCTTGCGACTTACGCGTAGAACATCACTCTTGTGTCCCAGACGCGGTGCGACACGAAGTGACGCGCCGCAGAGCCGGGACCCAAACGCTTCGCGTCTCGTGCAAGCGATGGGCCCCGGCTCTGCAGCGCAGCGTGTCGCGCTGCAGAGCCGGGGCACGAGCTCATCGCTAAATCGGCTTGCCCGTATAAGGCATCGACGCGGTAAGGCCGCCGTCGACCGGGATCGCCTGGCCGTTGACGTAGGAAGCATCGTCGCTGGCGAGGAACAGGCCCATCGCTGCGAGTTCGTGCGGCTGGCCGGCGCGCTTCAGGGGATTGAGCTGGCCGATCTTGTCGGAGGTGCCGCGCTCTTTGGCGCGGTCGAACACCGGCTTGGTCATGCCGGTCTCGATCAGGCCAGGGCAGATCGCGTTGATGCGCACGCCGGTGCCGGACAGCGAATAGGCGGTGGTCTGCACCAGGCTGATGACGCCGGCCTTGCTGGCGCCATAGGGATGTCCGCTGGCGCCGGCCTTGAGGCCTGCGACGGAGGCGGTGCATACGATCGAGCCGGACTGTTGCCGGATCATGTGTGGCATCGAGTGCTTGATCGCGAGGACCGGCCCGATCAGATTGATGCGCAGAACTTCCTGCCAGTGCTCGACGGTCTGCTCGGCCAGCGGCACCAGCCCGCCGCTGACGCCGGCATTGGCCCAGATCGCATCGAGCCTGCCGTATTTCGAAACCGCCTTGTCTATGAAGGCCTTCACATCGGCTTCCGAACCGGCATCCGCCATCACAGCCTCCACCGTACCGCCGGCATCGCTGACGAGCTTGGCGGTCTCCTTCACGCCCTCGGCGCGGTCGACGATGACGAGCTTCGCGCCTTCCCTGGAGAACAGCACCGATGCAGCGCGCCCGATGCCGCTTCCAGCACCTGTGATGACGACGGATTTGCCTTCGAGGCGGCCCATGAGCTTCTCCCTTACGGTGTTATGCGCGCCGGCGTCTGCCGCCTTGCGGAATTCAAACAAGATTTCAAACGCCAGAGTGACTTGAGACGATGCGTGCTCTGACGTACAGCGACAGCGAACAGTATTGAAGGGTCTTGGCGATGTCCAATGCAGACAAACCGCGATTGGTCACCACGCGCTGGTGGTGGGTGCGTCATGCGCCGGTGCGCGAAGATAACGGCTGCATTTACGGGCAGGAGGATCTCGGCTGCGACTGCGGCGATCGCATCGTGTTCGAGGCGGTCGGAAAGATCCTGCCGCGCAACGCGGTCTGGTATGCAAGCAATCTGAAGCGCACGCATCAGACCGCGCACGCGATCTGGGCCGCCGGCTTTCCCAAGCCGATGGAGATGCCGCATGTGCACGCATTCGCCGAGCAGCATCTCGGCCAATGGCAAGGCATGAATCGCGCGGCATTCATCGCAAGCCGGCCGATCGGCAGCCATTGGTTTGGCGCCTTCGACGAGCCTGCGCCCGGCGGCGAGAGTTTCCTGGATCTCTACAATCGAGTCTGCGCCGCCATTGAGCGCATCAATCTCGAACAAGCGGGCAAGGACGTGATCGTCGTGGCGCATGGCGGCACGATCAGGGCCGCCGTCGCCCTTGCGCTCGGCGGCTTGCCCGAAAAAGGCCTGGTCTTCGATATCGACAATTGTTCGGTAACGCGGCTCGACCATCTCGCAAGCGAGGGCCACAGCGGTTGGCGGCTGCAGATGGTCAACCAGCAGCCGTGGATCGCGGATGCCTCGCACGACGCGATGCATCAGCCGTCCGGGCCGGAGGTCGAGCCGCCGTCGACCAAGCTCGCTTGAGCCTCAAGTTGTCGAGGACCGCAAAGGCTGCTTAGTTCGAATTCAAGACGAAACCGGCAATCGCGCTGGACGATCATTGGGAGAGAGACATGAGCTTGTTCGATATGACCGGGAAAGTAGCCGTCATCACCGGCTCCACGCGCGGCATCGGCCGCGCCATCGCCGAGCGGATGGCCGAGCATGGCGCGAAGGTCGTGATCTCCTCGCGCAAGCAGGATGTTTGCGACCAGGTCACCAAGGAAATCAACGACAAGTTCGGCAAGGGGACGGCGGTAGCGATCGCCGCGAACATTTCCAGCAAGGAAAACCTGCAGAACCTCGTCGACGAGTCGAACCGCGCTTTCGGCAAGATCGACGTGCTGGTCTGCAACGCCGCATCCAATCCCTATTACGGTCCGCTCGGCGGCATCTCCGATGAACAGTTTCGTAAGATCCTGGACAACAACATCGTCGCCAACAATTGGCTGATCAACATGGTGGTGCCGCAGATGATTGAGCGCAAGGATGGCTCGATTATCATCGTCTCCTCGATCGGCGGATTGAAGGGCTCGACCGTGCTCGGCGCCTACGCGATCTCGAAGGCGGCCGACATGCAACTCGCGCGCAACCTCGCCTGCGAATATGGCAAGCATAATATCCGCGTGAACTGTATCGCGCCCGGCCTGATCAAGACCGATTTCGCCAAGGCACTGTGGGATAATCCGGAGACGCTCAAAGCCTCCACCGCTCGCTCGCCGCTCTTGCGCATCGGCGTGCCGGACGAGATCGCGGGCGCTGCGGTGCTAATGGGATCGAAGGCCGGCGACTTCATGACCGGGCAGACCATCGTGATCGATGGTGGTGCTACGATCAGTTGAGGAATCGAGGAGGAGCGCATAGCGCCATCGATGTCATCACCCGCGAAGGCGGGTGATCCAGTACACACCGGCGTCTCGATTCCGATTGATGTCACGACGTACTGGATGCCCCGCCTTCGCGGGGCATGACAGTTGTGGTTGGGCGCTATGCCGGGAACAATGCCTCGGCGTCACTCCACCGCCGCGTAGACCAAATCGCGCAGCATGTTCCGCATGTATTCGCGCTGGCCGGGCCCCTGCATCATGAAGACCGTGAACAGCTCTTCCGCGGGATCGATAAAGAAGAACGTGCCGGCCATACCGCTCCAGAAGAACTGGCCAAGCGAGCCCGGGAACGGCGCGATGCCCCGGTGCGTGCGGACGGCGAAGCCGAGCCCAAAGCCGTGGCCCGGCGACATCAGCGGCGAGTCGACCTTCACATCGGGCGTGAGATGATCTGAAGCCATGAGCTCCAGCGTCTTGCGGCCGATAATCCGATTGCCGTCGAGCGTGCCGCCGTTGAGCAGCATCTGGCAGAACCGGGCATAGTCCATGGTGGTCGAGACCAGCCCGCCGCCGCCGGATTCCATCGCGGGCTTCTCCAGCATGTTGAAGAGCTGCACCTTCTCGCCGTTCCACGGATCGGTCGGGAACGGTTCGGCGAGGCGGCCAGCGTTCGCTTCTGAGGTATGGAAAGCGGTCTCGGCCATCTGCAGCGGCGCCAGGATTCGCTCGGTCAGGAACGCGCCGAGCGACTTGCCGGAGACGACTTCGATGATGCGGCCGAGCACATCGGTCGAGCGGCTGTAGTTCCATTCCGCGCCGGGCTGGCAGATCAGCGGCATGCCGGCGATCATGGTGGCGTGCTCGGCGTTGGTGATCTTGCGGCTGCGCAGCCGTGACTGCTGATAGAGCTGCTGGACGAGGCCGTTACCGGTGTGGTCGTAGGTCAGGCCCGACGTATGCCGCAGCAGGTCCTGAACCGTCATCGGCCGCTTCACCGGCACCAGCTCGAGCTTGCCGTTGTTCTCGACGCCGACCTTCTGGTCGGCAAACTCCGGAATGAACTTAGCGACGGGATCGCCCAGGATGAAGTGGCCGTCCTCGACCAGCATCATGATGCCGACCGAGACGATCGGCTTGGTCATCGAGAAGATGCGGAAGATGCTGTCATGCGCCATCGGCGTGGCCGCCGCCGGGCTCTGGCGGCCGACGGCATCGAACCAGCCGACTTGTCCGCGCCGGGCCACCATGACGGTGGCGCCGGGCAGGGTTCCCTTGTCGACCTCGCGCTTGAAGGCGTCCGACATCCGCTGCAGGCGGACGCTCGAGAGGCCGATGGTTTCCGGCTTGGCGTCGGGGAGAGAAGGGGTCTGGGGGGCGGTTGTCTGGCGGGCGGTCTGCGCGTTCATGGTCTCTCCCGTTGCGCTTGTTGTTGTGGTGACCAAGTCTGGCGCAGAAGGTGTGCTTTGGATAGGGCGGCAAGCCGCTTCGCCCCTTGCAATCGGGGCATGGCCTATGCTTGAAACGGCACGAACCGACGCATGCGGCGGTTCCCTGCAGGAGTGTAGCTCAATTGGTAGAGCACCGGTCTCCAAAACCGGGGGTCGCAGGTTCGAGCCCTGCCACTCCTGCCAGCTAAATCAAATACTTAGATTGATTTTCGGCGAAGGCCGGCGAGCCCCTTTCAGGCTCCCGATGAACTCGCGCTTCATTCAACGACGACCGGCCTATTCTGCCACGCCGGCTTTCTCGCGCATCTTGTCGATCAGCTTCGACGCTTCCGCCTTCGTGAGGTTTTCATTGAATGCCTCGGGGCAATGCGCCTGCTCGCACAATGTTTTCAGGTAAGATGCCTGAGCCCCCGTCATCGGTTCATCGCCGGAGACCCAGTCGTCAGGGTCCTTTTCTGTGTTCGAATCGATGTGCGTCTTGGAAGTCATTTGCCGTCCTCTTCAGTCCAAGAACGCATTTGTTCATGTATTGTTCCGTGAGTGCGTTCAGGGGAGCACCGGTGCAACTCCAACGAACTACCGCCGCTTCAGCAACGATGCCATTGCTTGCGCTGCAATCGGGGAGAGCGAGGGAAGACCGAGGGAAGACCAATGGGACCCCTGTGGCGGGATCGCGAAGGCCGTTTCGGGCTTCCTCGCGCGCTCAAGCGATCCGATGTCCGGGGACGACCGCGACAATTCTCGGGGTCGTCACCGTCCTGATCCTGATAACGGCATTGCCGGGTTTCGGCGAATGCGCACTGCACTGAATGCGACGTTCACGGCCAAGCCGGTTGAACAGCGCATCTCCTCCTAGATCAGGCCTCGTGTCGCCAGCCTCGGCTCGTGGCCGCCCTCGGCTCTAATGTTGATCGTTTCGTTGGCCGCCAGCGCCGCGCTATCGCCTCGGAACAGTGGGCTGCTGACAAGGTCGTCCTGAGTGCTCTCAACACGGTGGTGCCGATAGGGATATTCACGTTGTTGTTCGCAGCGATCTACCGGGTACTGCCCGATACGGACATCTACTGGTGCCATCTCGTCCTGAGCGCATTTGTCACAGCCGTGTTGTTCACTATCGGCAAGTCGGTGATCGGCTTTAGCCCGGTCGCGCAGCGCCGAGTTCGGCCTATGCGCGGCGGGGTGCGCTGATCGTCCTCATGTTCTGGGCCTATTACTCATCGCAGGTTTTCCTGTGCGGTGCTGAACTGACGAAGGCGATCGATCACGAGCGTCATTCGGCCAGGCGCAGCGAGCGCGAGGAACAATTCAATAGCGCGTGAGTTCGTCCCAAAACCAACACGAACCCAATAGGGCGGTGACGACATGGCACGATCCGTAGAGGAGCTACGACGGGACTCCGAGATAAGCCGCGCCCAGCTTGCGGCGACCGTCGATCGGTTGAGGGAACAGATCACCGACACTGCAGAAGACATCCGCTACAAGGTTTCGCCGGATGGCATCAAGGCGGAGGTTTCCGGCTTCATCAGTCACAAGACCCAGACTTGGCTTGGCGCTCTCAGGCAGCAAGCGATGGAAAACCCGATGCAGGCGCTTGCCGCCGGCACCGCGATCGCGGTGCCGGCGTTGCGGCTGGCCCGCGGTTTTCCACTCCCGCTTCTGATGATCGGCGCGGGGCTCGCCCTGAGTTCGAAAACCGTGCGCGACCGCGCTGCGGAAGCGGCGGCGCCCGGAATTGAAAAAGCCAGGGAAGTGATGGACGAGACCGCGGCACGCGCGCAGTCACTCGGCGATAGCCTGCGTCAGGCGGTATCCTCCACCCAGAGCGAGGCAGCCGCTAGGGCCGGCGACGCACAGGAGGCCGCGGGCGAGATGGCGAGCGAGACGAGGAATCGGGCCGCCGAAACCGCTGACGCCGTCAGCGGCAAGGTCAAGGCCGGCATGGATGCCGCTTCTGAAATGGCAAATGACACCATGGAAATGGCGAAAGAAAAGATGGAGCGCGCTCGCTCCTCCGCCACCCGGGCAGCGACCGCGGCACCCGCAGCGGCAAGCAAGGTGATCCGCGACAACGCTGCATTGATCGGCGGCCTGGGAGTGGCGATTGGTGCGATCCTTGCTGCTTCGCTTCCAAGTACCAGGGCCGAGGCCGGCGTATTGGGTAAAGCGAGCGACAGCGTTAAACGCGCCGCAGGCACGGCAGCTCAATCCGGATTTGATGCCGCCAAAGACGCCGCTATGTCGGCTGCGGACGCCGCGGCGAAAAGCGTTTCCGACGCCGACCTCGGCAAGCACGCCAGTCGGATCACGGAAGGCGTGACCGAGAGGCTCCAAGAAGTGGCCGACGACGTCGTGACGACGGCATTTGATCCTTCCCGTAACCCACATAGCTGAAAAAGAGACCGCCATGAGCGATTTGGACCTCAACACCCGTAACACCAATTCCTCTCAGAACCAGAATACGACGACGTCGTCCCAGGACCTGAAGGACCAGGCTACCGAAGCCGGCGCAGAGATGAAGCAGCGCGCCGGCGACGCGCTGAAGGCGTCGACGGATATGGCACGCGAAAAATTCAAGGAAGCGGCGGATGTCGCCAAGGACGTGGCGTCAGGAACTGCCGATCGTCTGCAGGAGCAGGCTGGCGAACAACAGCGCACGGGCGCGGATTTCATCGGCCGGCTTGCCGGCGATATCAGGAATGCGGCGCGCGCGTTCGAGAATGACGCACCGTTTGCTGCCCGCAGCATCAATTCCGCGGCTGAATATGTTGACGAGGCCGCCGACAAGATCCGCAACGGAAGTCTCCGCGATCTCGTCGATGGCGCGACCGATTTTGCGAGACGGCAGCCTGCGGCTTTTCTCGGTCTCTCGGTGCTTGCCGGTTTCGCCGCGGTCCGCTTCCTGAAGGCATCCGGCAGTCAGAGCTCTTCACCGCAAAGCTCTTCCTCATCGTACTCGCCTTCATCGTACACGCCATCACCCTCCACCTCGTCCTCCTACAAAGCGGAGGCATCATGAGCACTAAAACGGATATTCGGACGATCTCCAGCCTGCTGGGCGATGCACTTTCGCAATTCGCCAAGCTGTTTCAAAACGAAGTCGATCTCGCCAAGGCTGAGCTTGGCGAAAAGGTTCAGCAAATCGGTGTCGCCGTTGGTCTCGTCGCGGCTGGCGCCATTCTCGTCGTTCCAGCGATTGTCATGGCCCTGTTCGCCCTTTCCGCGGCCTTGATCGCGGGAGGATGGTCGCAGCCCGTCTCGTATCTGATCTCCGCGATCGTGGCCGCGGTGATTGCGGCCATCCTGCTTGCGATCGGCATGAACCGGCTGGACGCGCGGAAACTGGCGCCACGTGAAACGCTGCGGCAGCTCGAAAAGGACAAGGATACCGTGAAGGGAATGGTGCGATGAGCGGAACACAAGGGAGTTTCATAGATGGCCTGACGGCTGCTGCCCGCGACAATCCGCTTGCTGCGGCTCTGATCGGAGGCGGTGCACTTTGGCTACTTATCGGCAATGACAAGTTGAAGAACGCGGCGAACTCGGTCAGGGCCGCTGCCGCGCCGCTTGCCGATACGGCTGCGCGTGGTTCACGGGCCGCCGCCTCGAAATTCGAGAATAGCTATGAGTCCATCCGGGATCGAACCTCCCGAATGCAGGACGAAGCCTCGCGGGGCGTCAATGAGACGGTGCGCAACGCCAGAAGCGGGGCTTCCGATGCGATGTCGGATGCGGCGGATACGATCAGCGATCGGTTCGAGGAAGGCATCTCCGGTGCGCGGGAAATGTGGGACCGGCTGGGCAGAGCCCTGCCACGGAGGGAAACGCTGGCTCAGGCGCAATCCTCGCTTTCCGATCTCCTCGAACGACAACCGCTGGTCCTCGGTGCCGTCGGTCTGGCGATCGGTGCCACGGTGGCCGGGGCGTTGGCGAAGTCCCATCTCGAAGATGAGTGGGTTGGCGAGCTCAGCGACAGTTTGAAGGCGGACGC
This genomic window contains:
- a CDS encoding serine hydrolase domain-containing protein; amino-acid sequence: MNAQTARQTTAPQTPSLPDAKPETIGLSSVRLQRMSDAFKREVDKGTLPGATVMVARRGQVGWFDAVGRQSPAAATPMAHDSIFRIFSMTKPIVSVGIMMLVEDGHFILGDPVAKFIPEFADQKVGVENNGKLELVPVKRPMTVQDLLRHTSGLTYDHTGNGLVQQLYQQSRLRSRKITNAEHATMIAGMPLICQPGAEWNYSRSTDVLGRIIEVVSGKSLGAFLTERILAPLQMAETAFHTSEANAGRLAEPFPTDPWNGEKVQLFNMLEKPAMESGGGGLVSTTMDYARFCQMLLNGGTLDGNRIIGRKTLELMASDHLTPDVKVDSPLMSPGHGFGLGFAVRTHRGIAPFPGSLGQFFWSGMAGTFFFIDPAEELFTVFMMQGPGQREYMRNMLRDLVYAAVE
- a CDS encoding DUF3072 domain-containing protein, which translates into the protein MTSKTHIDSNTEKDPDDWVSGDEPMTGAQASYLKTLCEQAHCPEAFNENLTKAEASKLIDKMREKAGVAE
- a CDS encoding YhjD/YihY/BrkB family envelope integrity protein, whose protein sequence is MAALGSNVDRFVGRQRRAIASEQWAADKVVLSALNTVVPIGIFTLLFAAIYRVLPDTDIYWCHLVLSAFVTAVLFTIGKSVIGFSPVAQRRVRPMRGGVR
- a CDS encoding DUF3618 domain-containing protein, with the protein product MARSVEELRRDSEISRAQLAATVDRLREQITDTAEDIRYKVSPDGIKAEVSGFISHKTQTWLGALRQQAMENPMQALAAGTAIAVPALRLARGFPLPLLMIGAGLALSSKTVRDRAAEAAAPGIEKAREVMDETAARAQSLGDSLRQAVSSTQSEAAARAGDAQEAAGEMASETRNRAAETADAVSGKVKAGMDAASEMANDTMEMAKEKMERARSSATRAATAAPAAASKVIRDNAALIGGLGVAIGAILAASLPSTRAEAGVLGKASDSVKRAAGTAAQSGFDAAKDAAMSAADAAAKSVSDADLGKHASRITEGVTERLQEVADDVVTTAFDPSRNPHS
- a CDS encoding phage holin family protein, with product MSTKTDIRTISSLLGDALSQFAKLFQNEVDLAKAELGEKVQQIGVAVGLVAAGAILVVPAIVMALFALSAALIAGGWSQPVSYLISAIVAAVIAAILLAIGMNRLDARKLAPRETLRQLEKDKDTVKGMVR